A single region of the Acidimicrobiales bacterium genome encodes:
- the rplL gene encoding 50S ribosomal protein L7/L12 translates to MMATKDEILDAIGAMSVLELSELLSEFEEKFGVTAAAPVAVAAAPGAGGGDAAAEEEKDSFDVVLTSAGDKKIQVIKEVRGLTSLGLKEAKELVDSAPKPILEGASKADAEKAKEALEAAGGTVELQ, encoded by the coding sequence ATCATGGCTACCAAGGATGAGATTCTCGACGCGATCGGCGCCATGAGCGTCCTCGAGCTGAGCGAACTGCTGTCGGAGTTCGAAGAGAAGTTCGGCGTGACCGCGGCCGCTCCGGTTGCCGTCGCTGCGGCGCCCGGCGCCGGTGGTGGCGATGCCGCTGCGGAGGAGGAGAAGGACTCCTTCGACGTCGTGCTCACCAGCGCCGGCGACAAGAAGATTCAGGTCATCAAGGAGGTCCGCGGTCTCACGTCCCTCGGGCTCAAGGAGGCCAAGGAGCTCGTGGACAGCGCCCCCAAGCCGATCCTCGAAGGTGCGTCCAAGGCTGACGCCGAGAAGGCCAAGGAGGCCCTCGAAGCTGCCGGCGGCACCGTCGAACTCCAGTAG